From Streptomyces sp. Mut1, the proteins below share one genomic window:
- a CDS encoding AMP-binding protein, translating into MSLSGLIEQQVAARPDAIAVHAPGHPGDQVSLTYRELSRAADRLARTLVARGIGRGDRVATGLRPGPRLVTALLAVLRSGAAYVALDPADPLAHRRFVVRDSAARAVLAEAADASDYAGLPAAVLGPRPAGSDSGAPAGGGGPCSGDDPAYVCYASGPGGGPAAGVVVPHRALDELLRPGAAFRPGRDEVVAQAASPASAASAAEIWPTLAAGARLTVPPPAAHATLPAPGPAAGASRGTPPGTPVQEIVRDLFAEVLGLPRGLIGADCDFFGMGGHTPAAARLLDRVRETLGSGPADPAALHAAPTPAALSALLGEDPATAIGPDPSASESETGASGTESVELVFRLRGPLDVRTLDRALTVLGRRYGALRNSLTGNAGTRLRSLGPDDHRLELALPAADVDLWSQLPLAADLACVYQELAAGGTPSPVRDIVRYAPRAPYGDRAPTQLPGSGSTGFDTAPGRLDLDLDEALHARLTRFAAARGATVFMVVHAALTAVLHQLGTAGEITVAAPVPARDNVTLRGAVGAYGRVLALTVDASGDPAFSELVRRVRKRDLAAYRSADAPLAGVGGVALAVLQDTTAGRFASGPLTVQPERAGLALPATDVGFTLTERQSREGAPAGITLTTTYRRKAVGETVAATLTGRLVSLLAAALDRPDAVLSALVPAGRPADRGGVWEAGRHELPATTVPELFAERVRCAPKAVALSGAIGAGGVSGADDTDGAPPGSDGSGEPGGPAVPVMDYAELDSRSDLLAHALVAHGAGPGATVVTALSSPTGFAVAVLAIAKTGAACVPVDPAQRLPGSVRPVAVLLDETADLLLGRTPGAARLVRDEAADLLPADGKWPLLDTDRTRPLSTADPVLWAVGAAGSPGGGGATVVGGGPVVAATLAEPVDAAWLVRGYPDADATIGLLGALVRGARVHVPDRSLRHAVPQELLRWLRERDARMLLGGSDEVLVALVALAREERLPLITSGGWAEGHLVVEHRGTGAARPAPGYRAYVLNARLRPVAPGTVGALYVAGAGVALGYAGSPAATGERFLPDPFAGPSRAPARMWRTGRAARLDADGSLMVLEGPAPDDPFAGAPVTFVVLCDPSGRRALWPAAAPVPAGWSKVHAESGYELCVDRLDELP; encoded by the coding sequence ATGTCCCTCTCCGGTCTCATCGAACAGCAGGTCGCCGCACGCCCCGACGCGATCGCCGTTCACGCCCCCGGACACCCGGGTGACCAGGTCTCCCTGACCTACCGTGAGCTGAGCCGGGCGGCCGACCGGCTCGCCCGGACCCTCGTGGCGCGGGGCATCGGCCGGGGCGACCGGGTGGCGACGGGTCTGCGCCCCGGTCCCCGGCTCGTGACGGCGCTGCTGGCCGTCCTGCGGTCCGGGGCGGCGTACGTGGCGCTCGACCCGGCCGATCCGCTCGCGCACCGCCGGTTCGTCGTACGCGACAGCGCGGCCCGTGCCGTGCTGGCCGAGGCCGCGGACGCCTCCGACTACGCGGGGCTGCCGGCCGCCGTCCTCGGCCCGCGCCCGGCGGGCTCCGACAGCGGTGCGCCGGCCGGTGGCGGCGGCCCGTGCTCCGGGGACGACCCGGCGTACGTCTGTTACGCCTCCGGGCCCGGTGGCGGACCGGCGGCCGGGGTCGTCGTACCGCATCGGGCGCTGGACGAACTGCTGCGGCCCGGGGCGGCGTTCCGGCCCGGCCGGGACGAGGTCGTCGCACAGGCCGCGAGCCCCGCGTCCGCCGCGAGCGCGGCCGAGATCTGGCCGACGCTGGCCGCGGGCGCCCGCCTGACCGTCCCGCCCCCGGCCGCCCACGCCACCCTGCCCGCGCCGGGGCCGGCGGCGGGCGCGTCGCGCGGGACGCCTCCGGGCACACCGGTCCAGGAGATCGTGCGGGACCTGTTCGCCGAGGTGCTGGGGCTGCCGCGCGGGCTGATCGGCGCCGACTGCGACTTCTTCGGCATGGGCGGGCACACACCGGCGGCGGCCCGGCTGCTGGACCGGGTGCGCGAGACCCTGGGCAGCGGCCCGGCCGATCCGGCCGCGCTCCACGCCGCGCCGACCCCGGCCGCGCTGTCCGCGCTGCTGGGCGAGGACCCCGCCACCGCGATCGGACCGGACCCGTCCGCGTCGGAGTCGGAAACGGGCGCGTCCGGCACGGAAAGCGTCGAGCTGGTGTTCCGGCTGCGCGGGCCGCTGGACGTACGGACGCTGGACAGGGCGCTGACCGTCCTGGGCCGGCGGTACGGGGCGCTGCGCAACTCCCTTACCGGGAACGCCGGGACCAGGCTGAGGTCCCTGGGACCGGACGACCACCGGCTGGAGCTGGCGCTGCCCGCCGCCGATGTGGATCTGTGGTCGCAGTTGCCGCTCGCGGCCGATCTGGCGTGCGTCTACCAGGAGTTGGCCGCCGGCGGCACCCCCTCGCCGGTCCGGGACATCGTGCGGTACGCGCCTCGTGCCCCGTACGGCGACCGGGCACCGACCCAGCTGCCCGGCAGCGGCTCCACGGGCTTCGACACGGCCCCCGGCCGCCTGGACCTCGACCTGGACGAGGCCCTGCACGCGCGGCTCACCCGGTTCGCTGCCGCGCGGGGGGCCACGGTCTTCATGGTGGTGCACGCCGCGCTCACCGCCGTACTGCACCAGCTGGGCACGGCCGGTGAGATCACCGTCGCCGCCCCGGTCCCGGCCCGCGACAACGTCACCCTGCGGGGCGCGGTGGGCGCGTACGGGCGGGTGCTGGCGCTGACCGTGGACGCCTCGGGCGACCCGGCGTTCAGCGAGCTGGTGCGCCGGGTGCGCAAGCGGGACCTGGCGGCCTACCGCAGCGCCGACGCCCCTCTCGCGGGCGTGGGGGGCGTCGCTCTCGCCGTCCTCCAGGACACGACGGCCGGCCGGTTCGCTTCGGGTCCGCTCACGGTGCAGCCGGAACGCGCCGGTCTCGCCCTGCCGGCCACCGATGTCGGCTTCACCCTGACGGAGCGGCAGAGCCGGGAGGGCGCGCCGGCGGGCATCACCCTGACGACCACGTACCGGCGCAAGGCGGTCGGCGAGACGGTGGCCGCCACGCTGACGGGCCGGCTGGTCTCGCTGCTCGCGGCGGCCCTGGACCGTCCGGACGCGGTGCTGAGCGCGCTGGTGCCGGCCGGGCGGCCGGCGGACCGGGGCGGGGTGTGGGAGGCGGGCCGCCACGAGCTGCCCGCGACGACGGTGCCCGAGCTGTTCGCGGAGCGGGTGCGGTGCGCGCCGAAGGCCGTGGCGCTGTCGGGTGCGATCGGGGCGGGCGGGGTGAGCGGCGCGGATGACACGGACGGTGCCCCGCCCGGTTCCGACGGATCCGGTGAGCCGGGCGGGCCGGCCGTCCCGGTCATGGACTACGCGGAGCTGGACTCGCGTTCCGACCTGCTGGCGCACGCCCTGGTCGCCCATGGCGCGGGCCCCGGGGCCACGGTCGTGACCGCGCTGTCCTCGCCGACCGGGTTCGCGGTGGCCGTGCTCGCCATCGCGAAGACCGGGGCGGCGTGCGTGCCGGTCGATCCCGCGCAGCGGCTGCCCGGTTCGGTGCGGCCGGTGGCGGTGCTGCTGGACGAGACCGCCGACCTGCTGCTGGGCCGGACACCGGGTGCCGCCCGCCTGGTGCGTGACGAGGCCGCCGATCTGCTGCCCGCCGACGGGAAGTGGCCGCTGCTGGACACGGACCGTACGCGCCCGCTGAGCACGGCCGACCCGGTGCTGTGGGCGGTCGGTGCGGCGGGTTCGCCGGGCGGGGGCGGTGCGACGGTGGTGGGCGGCGGGCCGGTCGTCGCGGCGACGCTGGCCGAGCCGGTCGACGCCGCCTGGCTGGTACGCGGCTACCCGGACGCCGACGCCACGATCGGCCTGCTGGGCGCGCTGGTGCGGGGTGCCCGGGTGCACGTCCCGGACCGTTCCCTGCGGCACGCCGTACCGCAGGAGTTGCTGCGCTGGCTGCGCGAGCGCGACGCCCGGATGCTGCTCGGCGGCAGTGACGAGGTGCTCGTGGCGCTGGTCGCGCTCGCCCGCGAGGAGCGGTTGCCGCTGATCACCAGCGGCGGCTGGGCCGAGGGCCACCTGGTGGTCGAGCACCGGGGCACGGGAGCGGCCAGGCCCGCCCCGGGCTACCGGGCCTATGTCCTGAACGCCCGGCTGCGGCCGGTGGCTCCGGGCACGGTCGGTGCGTTGTACGTGGCGGGGGCGGGCGTGGCCCTCGGTTACGCCGGTTCCCCGGCCGCGACCGGTGAACGCTTCCTGCCCGATCCGTTCGCCGGCCCGTCCCGGGCCCCCGCCCGCATGTGGCGCACGGGCCGGGCGGCCCGGCTGGACGCGGACGGCAGCCTCATGGTCCTCGAAGGCCCGGCCCCCGACGACCCGTTCGCCGGTGCCCCGGTCACGTTCGTCGTCCTCTGCGACCCCTCGGGCCGCCGCGCCCTGTGGCCGGCGGCGGCCCCGGTGCCGGCGGGCTGGTCGAAGGTCCACGCGGAGAGCGGGTACGAGTTGTGCGTGGACCGGCTGGACGAGTTGCCGTGA
- a CDS encoding GNAT family N-acetyltransferase: protein MADHVRHAPRPDFLKKPSLRGEQVLLRPVTVDDIAALMPMFLDAEASRLTGSHPDGRLDEARLRAWYGSRAEQDDRLDLAVVERVTGNVVGEVVLNGWDPGNESCNFRIFLVPGSYGRGLGTEATRLIVGYGFEALGLHRVSLEVYAFNPRARRAYEKAGFVAEGVLRDALLWEGERVDATVMSVLAPEWFRHGGRP, encoded by the coding sequence ATGGCCGATCACGTGCGACATGCTCCCCGTCCGGACTTCCTCAAGAAGCCGTCGCTGAGAGGGGAGCAGGTGCTGCTCCGGCCCGTCACGGTGGATGACATCGCCGCGCTGATGCCGATGTTCCTGGACGCCGAGGCGTCACGGTTGACCGGCAGCCATCCCGACGGCAGGCTCGACGAGGCGCGGTTGCGTGCCTGGTACGGCAGCCGCGCGGAGCAGGACGACCGGCTGGACCTCGCGGTGGTCGAGCGGGTGACGGGCAACGTCGTCGGCGAGGTCGTCCTGAACGGCTGGGACCCGGGTAACGAGAGCTGCAACTTCCGCATCTTCCTGGTGCCCGGCAGCTACGGACGCGGTCTGGGGACGGAGGCAACTCGTCTGATCGTCGGGTACGGCTTCGAGGCGCTGGGGCTGCACCGCGTCTCGCTGGAGGTCTACGCGTTCAATCCGCGGGCCCGCCGCGCCTACGAGAAGGCGGGGTTCGTCGCCGAGGGGGTGCTGCGTGACGCGCTGCTCTGGGAGGGCGAGCGGGTGGACGCGACGGTGATGTCGGTCCTGGCGCCGGAGTGGTTCCGGCACGGCGGACGTCCGTAG
- a CDS encoding class I SAM-dependent methyltransferase produces MPETTTPAPRDDSPEDSLRERLRQTFDEDAELYDRARPGYPPALYDDLAELAGARPGSRVLELGCGTGRATVPLAGRGCRITAVEAGANMAAVARRNLAGASAVEVVTAEFESWPLPAEPFDTVLAATAFHWIDPATRVPKAADALRPGGALAVVRTQHVRGGTEEFFVEVQRCYERFDPGTKPGTRPPATADVDNADHAREVARSGRFAPTVFRRYEQDLTYTTREYLDVLRTYSGHRALPEAARHGLLASIADLIDGGYGGRVTKRYLIELGVSRRR; encoded by the coding sequence ATGCCCGAAACCACCACGCCCGCGCCTCGCGACGACAGCCCGGAGGACTCCCTGCGGGAACGTCTGCGACAGACGTTCGACGAGGACGCGGAGCTGTACGACCGGGCCAGGCCCGGGTACCCGCCGGCGCTCTACGACGACCTCGCGGAACTCGCCGGGGCCCGTCCCGGCAGTCGCGTACTGGAGCTGGGCTGCGGAACCGGCCGGGCCACGGTTCCCCTGGCCGGCCGGGGCTGCCGGATCACGGCGGTCGAGGCGGGAGCGAACATGGCCGCGGTCGCCCGGCGCAACCTTGCGGGAGCCTCGGCCGTGGAAGTGGTGACGGCCGAGTTCGAGAGCTGGCCGCTGCCGGCGGAGCCGTTCGACACGGTTCTCGCGGCGACGGCGTTCCACTGGATCGACCCGGCGACGCGCGTGCCCAAGGCCGCCGATGCCCTGCGTCCCGGCGGGGCACTCGCCGTGGTGCGTACCCAGCATGTGAGGGGCGGCACCGAGGAGTTCTTCGTCGAGGTCCAGCGCTGCTACGAACGCTTCGACCCGGGCACGAAGCCCGGGACGCGGCCTCCCGCCACCGCCGATGTCGACAACGCAGACCATGCCCGGGAGGTGGCGCGAAGCGGCCGCTTCGCGCCCACGGTCTTCCGCCGCTACGAGCAGGACCTCACGTACACCACCCGGGAGTATCTGGACGTGCTGCGGACCTACTCGGGCCACCGGGCCCTGCCGGAAGCCGCCCGGCACGGGCTGCTGGCGTCCATCGCCGACCTGATCGACGGGGGTTACGGCGGCCGGGTGACCAAGCGCTACCTCATCGAGCTGGGAGTCTCCCGCAGGCGGTGA
- a CDS encoding quinone oxidoreductase family protein: MHAAVITAYGTPPVYREHPEPVARGEHEMVVDVLAAGLHHLTRSKANGTHYSASGVFPIVPGADGVVRDPSGRLRYAALDDTDLGSFAERTVIDVRRSVVLPDDADPVRIAAAMNPGMSSWVALRRRIAFEKGQRVLILGATGSAGRMAIQIAKRFGAAEVFAAGRDAARLEPLTGLGADRVLTFDSIAAAADVDVVLDFVWGAPAADAMIPLLTARADRSVPLTWVQIGSMAGASAPVPSAALRAARLQIVGSGIGSLSPRDILAELPELAEAVTEGALDIRARPVSPSGIAEAWNDHRTDERLVFVP, encoded by the coding sequence ATGCACGCAGCAGTCATCACGGCGTACGGCACCCCGCCCGTCTACCGCGAGCACCCCGAACCCGTGGCCCGGGGCGAGCACGAGATGGTGGTGGACGTCCTCGCGGCGGGCCTGCACCACCTCACCCGCTCCAAGGCCAACGGCACCCACTACTCGGCCTCCGGCGTCTTCCCGATCGTGCCCGGCGCCGACGGTGTCGTACGCGACCCCTCGGGCCGCCTGCGCTACGCGGCCCTGGACGACACGGACCTGGGCAGCTTCGCCGAGCGCACCGTGATCGACGTACGCCGCAGCGTCGTCCTGCCCGACGACGCGGACCCGGTGCGGATCGCCGCCGCGATGAACCCGGGCATGTCCTCCTGGGTCGCCCTGCGCCGCCGCATCGCCTTCGAGAAGGGGCAGCGCGTCCTCATCCTCGGCGCCACCGGCAGCGCCGGACGCATGGCCATCCAGATCGCCAAGCGGTTCGGCGCGGCGGAGGTCTTCGCCGCCGGGCGGGACGCCGCCAGGCTGGAACCGCTGACCGGCCTCGGCGCGGACCGCGTCCTCACCTTCGACTCGATCGCCGCAGCCGCCGACGTCGACGTCGTCCTCGACTTCGTGTGGGGCGCGCCCGCGGCGGACGCCATGATCCCCCTCCTCACCGCCCGCGCCGACCGCTCGGTGCCGCTGACCTGGGTGCAGATCGGCTCCATGGCGGGCGCGTCGGCCCCGGTGCCCTCGGCGGCGCTGCGCGCGGCCCGGCTCCAGATCGTGGGCAGCGGCATCGGATCACTCTCCCCCCGCGACATCCTCGCCGAACTCCCGGAGCTGGCCGAGGCGGTGACCGAGGGCGCCCTCGACATCCGGGCCCGGCCCGTGTCCCCGTCCGGGATCGCCGAGGCGTGGAACGACCACCGGACCGACGAACGCCTCGTCTTCGTCCCGTAG
- a CDS encoding MarR family winged helix-turn-helix transcriptional regulator: protein MAPDDSTDALLDALGRSAFQIMGVLTRIGAEHDLSLTQLRVLGILRDRQPRMSDLATFLGLDKSTLSGLIARAERRGLLARGASPEDKRAVIVLITDAGRELTERLYAEARDAMAPATDRLEPHQRRQLAQLLEPVLTPPLPLAPRRLAH from the coding sequence ATGGCTCCCGATGACTCCACAGACGCCCTGCTGGACGCCCTGGGCCGCAGCGCCTTTCAGATCATGGGGGTGCTCACGCGGATCGGCGCCGAGCACGATCTCTCCCTCACCCAGCTGCGCGTGCTCGGCATCCTGCGCGACCGGCAGCCCCGCATGAGCGACCTGGCGACCTTCCTCGGCCTGGACAAGTCGACCCTGTCCGGCCTCATCGCCCGCGCCGAGCGCCGGGGCCTGCTGGCCCGCGGCGCCAGCCCCGAGGACAAGCGCGCCGTGATCGTCCTGATCACCGACGCGGGACGCGAACTCACCGAGCGGCTGTACGCGGAGGCCCGGGACGCCATGGCCCCGGCCACCGACCGGCTCGAACCGCATCAACGCCGGCAGCTCGCGCAGCTCCTGGAGCCCGTCCTCACCCCGCCCCTGCCGCTCGCGCCCCGTCGCCTCGCCCACTGA
- a CDS encoding GNAT family N-acetyltransferase, with translation MSGAVIRRLTGAELLARPQDVRRVYAEAFAGPPWFEDASAADGFIRRLTDDVTRDGFTAAGAFRGDTLVGLATAWTTPAPFPADRSYAQVAAAFGAGRTARWLCGSLEVDELALATAARGQGAGAALLDSVAADAPGGRCRLLTSGRARDAIGFYRRAGWVQAVHPAGDGTGIVVLLGPRHPARTAVGSL, from the coding sequence ATGAGCGGCGCGGTGATACGCCGCCTGACCGGCGCCGAACTCCTCGCCCGGCCGCAGGACGTGCGCCGGGTGTACGCGGAGGCGTTCGCCGGCCCGCCCTGGTTCGAGGACGCCTCGGCGGCCGACGGGTTCATCCGCCGGCTGACCGACGACGTCACCCGGGACGGCTTCACGGCGGCCGGTGCGTTCCGGGGCGACACCCTGGTCGGGCTGGCCACCGCCTGGACCACGCCCGCGCCGTTCCCCGCCGACCGCTCCTACGCGCAGGTCGCGGCGGCCTTCGGGGCCGGACGTACGGCGCGGTGGCTGTGCGGGAGCCTCGAAGTCGACGAGCTCGCCCTCGCCACGGCGGCGCGCGGGCAGGGAGCGGGCGCGGCCCTTCTGGATTCGGTGGCCGCGGACGCCCCCGGGGGCCGGTGCCGGCTGCTGACCTCCGGCCGGGCCCGTGACGCGATCGGCTTCTACCGGCGTGCGGGCTGGGTCCAGGCCGTTCACCCCGCCGGCGACGGCACCGGCATCGTGGTCCTCCTCGGCCCCCGGCACCCGGCCCGTACCGCCGTCGGCTCCCTCTGA
- a CDS encoding LysR family transcriptional regulator yields MDLQAVRTFVAVTEAGGFHKAAADLSVTQQAVSKRIATLEQTLGVRLFTRAPRGAGLTIDGRAFLPHARELLRAAERASASVSPGRRPLRVDVIASRTAQSSLMRGFHGAHPEIVLDVMMLVSMDTAVTALLSGELDATFRAVAAPGRPLPDGIESVRVLDEPLQLLTGPAHALADAPSVTLAGLVGHRVWMPGIAPGTEWGAYYDDLVAEFGLTIEATGPNFGSDALLDTIADTPALATFMGERSRLIWPAGHGLRRIPVTGPTPVYPHSLLWHRDNPHPALTALRTHLAATTAGHDAAGTWVPDWALPR; encoded by the coding sequence GTGGACCTCCAAGCAGTACGAACCTTCGTCGCCGTCACGGAAGCGGGCGGCTTCCACAAGGCCGCCGCAGACCTGTCGGTCACCCAGCAGGCCGTCTCCAAGCGGATCGCCACGCTGGAGCAGACCCTCGGCGTCCGGCTGTTCACCCGCGCCCCGCGCGGCGCCGGGCTCACCATCGACGGCCGGGCGTTCCTGCCCCACGCACGCGAACTGCTGCGCGCGGCCGAGCGCGCGAGCGCGTCCGTGTCACCCGGCCGCCGTCCCCTGCGCGTCGATGTGATCGCCTCGCGCACCGCGCAGTCGAGCCTGATGCGCGGGTTCCACGGCGCGCATCCCGAGATCGTCCTCGACGTGATGATGCTGGTCAGCATGGACACGGCCGTCACCGCCCTCCTCTCCGGCGAACTCGACGCGACGTTCCGCGCGGTCGCGGCCCCCGGCCGCCCCCTGCCCGACGGCATCGAGTCCGTACGGGTCCTGGACGAACCTCTCCAGCTCCTCACCGGCCCCGCCCACGCCCTGGCGGACGCCCCCTCGGTCACCCTCGCCGGCCTCGTCGGCCACCGCGTCTGGATGCCCGGCATCGCCCCCGGCACCGAGTGGGGCGCCTACTACGACGACCTCGTCGCCGAGTTCGGCCTCACCATCGAGGCGACCGGCCCGAACTTCGGCTCCGACGCGCTCCTGGACACCATCGCGGACACCCCCGCCCTGGCCACCTTCATGGGCGAGCGCTCCCGCCTCATCTGGCCCGCCGGCCACGGCCTGCGCCGCATCCCGGTGACCGGCCCGACACCGGTCTACCCGCACTCGCTCCTCTGGCACCGCGACAACCCCCACCCCGCGCTGACCGCCCTGCGTACCCACCTCGCCGCGACGACGGCCGGCCACGACGCGGCAGGGACCTGGGTCCCGGACTGGGCGCTCCCGCGCTGA
- a CDS encoding MFS transporter, which produces MVGRRALGREFGWLWAAYAASAYGSGLGFGALPLIAVMVLHAGPAEVSALSAVGPAVGALIAVPLAPWVEFRRKRPVMIGMDLVRFAAMASIPVAYAFGRLGFVQLLVISALVAAAKIAFGAASGAYLKALVRPEDLLVANARFESTNWSSIAVGPPLGGAAIGVFGPVTTVVADALGYLLSALGVTAIRGEEEAPERAGRGPVRAGALLDGWRHIMGHPGLRSLYLNQILVAGLIMATEPLLAVLLLRRLGFPPWQYGLAFAAPCLGGLIGSRLARRVVARYGRDRIFRTVGTLRAVWLIGLAFVRPGVVGLVTVMAVELAIIVSMSLYSPVLATYRLEQTPGHLVARTLTAWSIGQQASVAVLTALAGLLAGATGPRTALMAAGLLILATPLLLPRQDRASRREPEEASPSPS; this is translated from the coding sequence GTGGTGGGCAGAAGAGCGTTGGGCCGGGAGTTCGGCTGGCTGTGGGCGGCGTACGCGGCGAGCGCGTACGGGTCCGGGCTGGGGTTCGGGGCCCTGCCGCTGATCGCCGTCATGGTGCTGCACGCCGGTCCCGCCGAGGTGTCCGCGCTGTCCGCGGTGGGCCCGGCGGTGGGGGCGCTGATCGCGGTGCCGCTCGCGCCGTGGGTGGAGTTCCGGCGCAAGCGCCCGGTCATGATCGGGATGGACCTGGTCCGGTTCGCGGCCATGGCGTCGATCCCGGTGGCCTATGCCTTCGGCCGGCTCGGTTTCGTCCAGCTGCTGGTGATCTCGGCCCTGGTCGCCGCGGCGAAAATCGCGTTCGGCGCGGCCAGTGGCGCGTATCTCAAGGCCCTGGTCCGGCCGGAGGACCTGCTCGTCGCCAACGCGCGGTTCGAGTCCACGAACTGGAGCTCCATCGCGGTGGGGCCGCCGCTGGGCGGGGCGGCGATCGGTGTGTTCGGGCCGGTCACCACCGTCGTGGCCGACGCCCTCGGCTACCTCCTGTCCGCGCTGGGCGTCACCGCGATCCGCGGCGAGGAGGAAGCGCCGGAGCGGGCCGGCCGGGGTCCGGTCCGGGCGGGCGCGCTGCTCGACGGCTGGCGGCACATCATGGGCCACCCCGGCCTACGGTCGCTCTACCTCAACCAGATCCTCGTCGCGGGTCTGATCATGGCCACCGAACCGCTGCTCGCCGTGCTCCTGCTCCGCCGGCTCGGCTTCCCGCCCTGGCAGTACGGGCTCGCCTTCGCCGCCCCCTGCCTCGGCGGACTCATCGGCTCCCGGCTGGCCCGCCGTGTCGTCGCCCGCTACGGCCGGGACCGGATCTTCCGGACCGTCGGCACGCTGCGCGCCGTCTGGCTGATCGGTCTGGCCTTCGTCCGCCCCGGCGTCGTCGGCCTCGTCACCGTGATGGCCGTCGAACTGGCCATCATCGTCAGCATGAGCCTGTACAGCCCGGTGCTCGCCACGTACCGCCTGGAACAGACTCCCGGGCACCTCGTCGCCCGCACCCTGACGGCCTGGTCGATCGGACAGCAGGCGTCCGTCGCCGTCCTCACCGCGCTGGCCGGGCTGCTCGCCGGCGCCACCGGCCCGCGTACCGCGCTCATGGCCGCGGGCCTGCTCATCCTGGCCACTCCGCTCCTGCTCCCCCGGCAGGACCGGGCCTCGCGGCGCGAGCCGGAGGAGGCGTCCCCCAGCCCCTCATGA
- a CDS encoding TetR/AcrR family transcriptional regulator codes for MTGRRRWSTEEILDTAEELLRTGDAESFSVRRLAAALGTDSSSLYRHFRNKTELLRSVADRVLLAAMDGYRPEGDWRQRVMALALRLREAFGEQPQLAAVWGRYASGGTGARLVMEEVLQALRASGLPDEEIPVRYHRLVILLAALLASEGGIGTITPTEYEQGQEQFRVAVLGADPERFPALAHFARDVRPLGADRGAAFEEILAAHLDHIEARIA; via the coding sequence ATGACTGGCCGACGGCGATGGTCGACCGAGGAGATCCTGGACACGGCCGAGGAACTGCTGCGCACGGGCGACGCCGAGTCGTTCAGCGTGCGCAGGCTCGCCGCGGCGCTCGGGACCGACTCGTCCAGCCTCTACCGGCACTTCCGCAACAAGACCGAACTGCTGCGCTCGGTCGCCGACCGCGTCCTGCTGGCCGCCATGGACGGCTACCGCCCCGAGGGCGACTGGCGGCAGCGCGTCATGGCCCTGGCCCTGCGCCTGCGCGAGGCGTTCGGCGAGCAGCCCCAGCTCGCCGCCGTGTGGGGGCGCTACGCCTCCGGCGGCACCGGGGCCCGGCTGGTCATGGAGGAGGTGTTGCAGGCATTGCGCGCGTCCGGCCTGCCCGACGAGGAGATCCCGGTGCGCTACCACCGCCTCGTGATCCTCCTCGCCGCACTGCTCGCCTCCGAGGGCGGCATCGGCACCATCACCCCCACGGAGTACGAACAGGGCCAGGAGCAGTTCCGCGTCGCTGTGCTCGGCGCCGACCCCGAACGCTTCCCCGCCCTGGCCCACTTCGCCCGCGATGTCCGCCCGCTCGGAGCGGACCGCGGCGCCGCGTTCGAGGAGATCCTCGCCGCCCACCTGGACCACATCGAGGCCCGGATCGCCTGA
- a CDS encoding alpha/beta hydrolase, with protein sequence MSESTAAARPPEPDFSAITTEELLAYREAENRFRASSGARAFLGEPDAGAEISWQTVELPGRDLPVRVHRPAPAGDDGTEARTGPLPLVVHVHGGSFVGTAVQCDWTNSHLAARLPALVVSVEHRLLAPGTPLSDAADDGWDVLRHVVAHAEEWGVDPARVAVFGESCGALISALTAVRAREAGVELRAQVLVNPAVDVTGTMFDYPSVAEYAYSPTPVLPQLELFQRLAVPPGADARAVSPLYADDLSGLAPALVVVPTLDAAADHGRRYAERLHEAGTSVRLSEYSGAQHAFLTLPGVEPQAHAAQAEILAFLRTTLAQ encoded by the coding sequence ATGAGTGAGAGCACCGCCGCGGCACGGCCGCCCGAGCCGGACTTCTCGGCGATCACGACCGAGGAACTGCTCGCCTACCGCGAGGCGGAGAACCGCTTCCGGGCCTCCAGCGGGGCGCGGGCGTTCCTGGGAGAGCCGGACGCCGGCGCCGAGATCTCCTGGCAGACGGTCGAACTGCCGGGCCGCGACCTGCCCGTCCGGGTCCACCGCCCGGCCCCGGCGGGAGACGACGGCACCGAGGCCCGAACCGGCCCGCTGCCGCTCGTGGTCCATGTCCACGGAGGCAGCTTCGTGGGCACGGCGGTGCAGTGCGACTGGACCAACAGCCACCTCGCCGCCCGGCTGCCCGCCCTCGTCGTCTCCGTCGAGCACCGCCTCCTCGCTCCCGGCACGCCGCTGTCGGACGCCGCCGACGACGGCTGGGACGTGCTCCGGCACGTGGTGGCGCACGCGGAGGAGTGGGGCGTCGACCCCGCACGCGTGGCCGTATTCGGCGAGAGCTGCGGTGCGCTGATCAGCGCGCTGACGGCCGTCCGGGCCCGGGAGGCGGGGGTGGAGCTCAGGGCGCAGGTGCTGGTCAACCCGGCCGTCGATGTGACCGGGACGATGTTCGACTACCCCTCGGTCGCCGAGTACGCGTACAGCCCGACCCCGGTTCTGCCGCAGCTGGAGCTGTTCCAGCGGCTCGCCGTCCCGCCCGGGGCCGACGCCCGCGCGGTCTCGCCGCTGTACGCCGACGACCTGAGCGGGCTCGCCCCGGCGCTCGTGGTGGTGCCGACCCTGGACGCGGCGGCCGACCACGGCCGCCGCTACGCCGAGCGGCTGCACGAGGCGGGGACCTCGGTGCGGCTCTCCGAATACTCCGGAGCGCAGCACGCGTTCCTCACCCTGCCCGGCGTCGAACCGCAGGCGCACGCCGCTCAGGCGGAGATCCTCGCCTTCCTCCGTACGACGCTGGCGCAGTGA